aatgaacacttaaactttgctcaaattatcggcacgaagcctactaggcacgaaggcgaatacacatcaccaaacaTGATTGCTCTTGAGacctagccggatataacaccagcacaaatgctcttgggacttagctcggatataacaccaagacgaatgctcttgggacttaaccACGATATAActctagcacaaatgctctttgagacttagccggatataacaccagcacaaatgctcttcgggacttagcaggatataacaccaaagacgaatgctcttgggacttagccggatacatcaccaagacgaatgctcttgggacttagctcggatataacaccagACGAATGcttttcgggacttagccggatatatcactagcacgaatgctcttcgggacttagcccggatatatataACTCTCGattctcatgtatatatatatatataacaatgcacattagtatatcatttacattacttgaatacaaacacaacatgcttatcgaccattcatctttcagttccatagccacatacaaagatcacatttatagtcataacactcttttaaaattgcatcacttatacccttataattcaatccaaatcaaaattcaaatacaagtacatgatacgtacctgatcaacttaacaatttaagcatatccaagtgaagttatatcgcaaattctcatagtcagaagcttgctacagctcgatcgggatcaagattcattacaatacaacaaacacatttcaatagtcaaaaatcatcacactatcatttatcactttatggcatgtataaatagactcacgcgtgctacgttagtcctagaatcgactaaaccgtagctctgataccaataaaatgtaacaccccaatcccgtatccgtcgccggaataggtaaaggggcattacaggacttgaaactcatatcagaacagtaaatttttttttttttgaaacattcctttagataagtactaaagacagtcagggatacagtTTAAAcctctataagtacacattcaaaagatgccattttcgcatggcttatatacattaaccaaaatattcttcgaccactggtctattctatacatgccataaaataattctaaacataacagtaacaagcagtggatagtgatagtgtgactagttcttgacgatccccgagcacagtagcttgaAATGAGATCTACAAaagcagagaaaacaaagtaagcaagtaagcattacaatgcttagtaagttttaagcaaggtcaacagataacaatcaaattataacatagttgttcgtatttttatttcactcttccttcgggcataccatcccttttaccgaatatacacatctcatcatatacaataggtagataaactttcacataaaagtgagctcatgtgacatagatatattgtataatttcacataacctctcacactgatccgatgttacataatcataggaatagtctcatagactgctctcgtatgcatcacataactaccttatgatttagttcaaatcaagctcacatataaacttggagtacatacctgtttaacctttcgcattgaatatatttataagcaattcttattacgaagtcttatagctttaacctctactcggattatcggcgagacctttagctcggatgaaatctccacacgaagttatcggtcttaccggacaaaatctccacacgtagtcatcgggtcttaccggacataatctcaacacgtagtcatcgggtcttaccggaatatatttcaagtttcatgtacatttaatcacatgttacaacattcacatcgattgtcatatttgtaattcatttgcctcatcaaatatctaataatatacacctttcacatttggtcattcggccacaatatacacacatcgcctacatatttcacactagccattcggctttaccacatatacatatctcatatatatatttcacattgaccattcggctttaccacatatgtatatctcatacatatttcacattagccattcggctttaccacatatacatatctcatatatatatatttcgcattagccattcggctttaccacatatacatatctcatacatatttcacattagccattcggctttaccacatatgcatatctcatacatatttcacattagccattcggctttaccacatatgcatatctcatacatatttcacattagccattcggctttaccacatatacatatctcatatatatatatttcgcattagccattcggctttaccacatatacatatctcatacatatttcacattagccattcggctttaccacatatacatatctcatacatatttcatattagccattcggctttaccacatatacatatctcatacatatttcacattagccattcggctttaccacatatacatatctcatgcatcaatttcagcaatagcttataagcaactcaaatagtttcatcaatgtttacaacaaattcacatattcactacaagctgttttcctgagcaatagtcactaaattatttataactagagctacaaaactcaaaatcaattgccgttaattttacctgagtatagactcatatatctttcatccataaaattttcagaattttaggtttggccaatcaataccagatttttcttaaagtttcccttgtttcactgtttgactaatctgaccactcttcactacgaatcaaatttctcattgtacagaaatcaaaatgtgttctatttgattttatttgaaactagactcattaaggagtctaagcacataaattttatcttataaccatttttgtacaaattataattattttctaaataccaaacaggggatttcggagtcattctgacaccgtctcactcaactttaaatatctctttataggaaatttctttgctcacacggtctcttttataagaaactagactaattaagctttgattaaatattttattcagcctataattccacaccatcaatttatggtgattttctaaaatcacgttactgttgctgtcctaagcaaaatattacagtttgctcttaaatttccaagtccaaacacttatgaactcaccatttgagtttaaaacatatcatggccacatcatatcttattaaatcaactcattatgtcctattatgattgaatttactcaacgtttaatcacttaaaacttacctcggaagtggtcgaagactagatatccacggctattcgtttactttctcttttcccctatccgactttgattctctttgctcttaagcttaagtaaaacaatagatttgcttaagtacttaactaatattattcacttaacaatcacatttggcaatcacatatcatttaatctatatctaaaacaatagatttcaatatgtatcatatttaataattcatgccatgactcgatctcatgcttatttaatttatatctaattcatgttcacaagcaaagagccacttaatttatcatgcttccttatacatgaatttaatcatattgccgaatattaacccaacatcacaagcataatcaccatgaaacttgccttaatacacattttatcccattgccgaatgcatatatatatcaaacaaatatttattcacataaaaacaattcattcacatctctataaatggtcataatcggacattataaacaaatcaactagtttagcattcaaattcttctaaccattcctcaatcatttactcaatgaacaacaatccaagcacatcaaagcatagtcgaatgtatcattcttcttaaattcaaaaataaatgcatgggctaacttcaaaatctatttaacaactcaactttataaacacatattcggctaggaagaaagattgataatttaacgaccttagcttaacatataatttgttgtaacacatctttaagcattcttttattccatcaactcaaaacacattcatcactcacaataactaagttcatattcggcaatggcctccaatatagtgaccgattcttctcaactagcacctagtgtacacacatgatcatttgtttgattcaaacacctatccaccaaaaattcatccaaattaacaagaacaacaaccacattccttgttatctaccatgaccgaaacccatattcattcaccaaatatcaaaaatttaacatgggtccaataaggaacttagaaatttactaggatttaactaatatttcaaaaattaaccaaaacttcttaccttaatattgaccttagatgaccgaatgcttcactcccttcttcctcttttcatttcggccaagaagaaccgatttcttctcttgttttCCGCAcactttcattcttttctttcttttattatccttagtatttattttatttatttcctttcttttacataaaataatgaccatttCATGAAGATTCACtacatattctaatatatgcaccatcatggccggccactatgtataaaaaaaaggagtatttgacatgcaaaaccattgttttcactacatgctttaataggtccttatagattaacctatcacatttcacaagtgtcacacataagtcctattaactaaattcacaagcaattaactaaatcgaagcttaaaattttcacatattcatattcacatattttagacaataattatcatattcaaataatttggtgacttggtttagcggtcccgaaaccgctttccgactagggtcactttagggctgtcacaagcgcGCTTTTCCCTAACACGAGGAAAAAAGTGCTGacgtggaattttttttttaagttttcctcTGAAAATACGTCCACATTAGAGCATTTTTAGGTTTTCAGTCCATACCCATTATTATATTTTGAAACAACCTATTTCCGTAAATAATTTCGAAAATGAATCTTTATTGATACTAACCCAATATTGAGTTCATGAATATTATTCTATACTTACAAAAGAACTGAAAACATTGAGTGTTATGTTAaccttaaaaaaatttataataagtaatttgagttaaccttaaaaaaaaatataataagtaattaaaataatactattttcaagtaaaaaacccaaaattaaaaatttcattatctTGATTCTTTATTCCTCTCGTATTATTTGAATTACATTGCGCCACTTGAGTGTGGTGCAAAAAGCATTTTAATTCTTTTTTGTTCTTCCTGCAATAAAGTGCAGGATTAGAAGAAAGGGTTAGTTGAAGCAGCATTGGATCTTctacttttttaatattttctaatttttgaaTCACCAATGTCATATCACTTCACTAACGCAAATGCAAAAGCAAAATTACCCTTTATAAATACCTCCCTGGCATATCGCCTTCATTACCAAACATCAAAACTTCAAAAGTGAATCCTGACTTATCTCATTTCCAATCATCTGCCATGGCAAAACTTCGAAGCCGGTCCTTTTGGTCTCATCTCTCCGAtgcctttcttttctttgctgCTGCCTTTTTAGCTCTTGTGTTAGTATGGTCCTTTTGGTCGTATTTCACTCCAACCCCTAACTTCCTACCCACCTTTACCCATCCATCCTCCAACTCCAAAAACAATCTGGTCGAAAGTGGGTTCGGAGTTAACTTAAAGTCCGACCCGAAAGACCCCACTTTTTATGACGATCCGGAGATGAGTTACTCCATAGAAAAGCCGGTGAAGGATTGGGATGGAAAACGCAAAGAGTGGTTAAAGCATCACCCTACGTTCGCCGCCGGAGCACGTGAAAGAATCGTTCTTGTAACCGGGTCCCAACCTAAGCCATGTAAGAATCCTGTCGGTGATCATTCGCTCTTACGTCTTTTCAAGAACAAGGTTGATTACTGCAGAATCCATGGCTGCGATGTTTTCTACAACAATTTGTTGTTGCACCCGAAGATGAAATCGTTCTGGGCAAAGTTCCCCATCGTTAAAGCGGCCATGTTGGCTCACCCTGAAGCTGAGTGGATCTGGTGGGTTGACTCGGATGCCTTGTTTACGGACATGGAGTTCAAGTTACCCTTAGAAAGGTATAAAAACCATAACCTGGTCGTTAATGGTTGACCTGAGTTGATTTATAACAAGACGAGTTGGACCAGTTTAAACGCTGGGGTATTCCTTGTAAGGAACTGCCAATGGTCTATGGATTTGATCAGTAAATGGTCTAACATGGGTCCAATAAGTGAAGATTATGAAAAGTGGGGTCAGATTCAACGATCAATGTTCAAAGATAAGCTGTTCCCGGAATCAGACGATCAATCGGCTCTGATTTATCTTCTTtacaaagaaaaagagaaatattACGATCATATTTATTTAGAAAAGGAGTTTTATTTTCAAGGGTATTGGGTCGACCTTATCGCAGTCTATGATAACACAACGGAGAGGTATTTGCAAATGGAGAGAAAGGTGGCCAGGTTAAGAAGAAGACATGCAGAGAAAGTGAGTGAGCAATACGCTGCGTTTAGGAAAGAGTTTTTGAAGGAAACTGGGAAATGGAAGAGGCCATTTATCACTCATTTCACTGGATGTGAGCCTTGTAGTGGGAACCATAATCTGAAATATGATGGGGAAACTTGTTGGAAAGGTATGGTGAAAGCTTTGAATTTTGCTGATAATCAGATTTTGCGTAACTATGGATTCCTGCATTCGGATCTACTGGATTCCTCCACTGTTACTGAAGTTCCCTTTGATTACCCTAACCCTTGATGGCGAGGGTttctcataaaaaaaaaaaaaagtcatataTGCTGGGAAGTTTTTGCTTTGGTGAatgtaatatttaaaaaattttatttaagttattaaattattaaaaaggtTTCATTTAAGTTATTGGGTTGTTAAGTTAAAAAATTTTTGTTAGTGAGTTCTAAATGACGATTCATAATTGATAAGTTAGATTAGTACCTATCGATCAGTAGAAGAACATATTTTAGATTCAAGTTGATCTCACAATCAGTGCCAAAGATCTAAAAAAAactatttaaattttggtttatAAATTCGTTATGTTCAAAGTTATTTAATGAAAAGAATTTAAACTctaaaaggaaaggagaaagcaaattTTCAATTTGTGTAAGCAATATAAAAAAGAAAGCTATATATAACATtgatttttaatagtttaataagttaaataaaaattttgaataattcagtaaccaaaataaaaaatatttataatttaata
This is a stretch of genomic DNA from Gossypium arboreum isolate Shixiya-1 chromosome 11, ASM2569848v2, whole genome shotgun sequence. It encodes these proteins:
- the LOC108472935 gene encoding LOW QUALITY PROTEIN: putative glycosyltransferase 7 (The sequence of the model RefSeq protein was modified relative to this genomic sequence to represent the inferred CDS: substituted 1 base at 1 genomic stop codon), with the protein product MAKLRSRSFWSHLSDAFLFFAAAFLALVLVWSFWSYFTPTPNFLPTFTHPSSNSKNNLVESGFGVNLKSDPKDPTFYDDPEMSYSIEKPVKDWDGKRKEWLKHHPTFAAGARERIVLVTGSQPKPCKNPVGDHSLLRLFKNKVDYCRIHGCDVFYNNLLLHPKMKSFWAKFPIVKAAMLAHPEAEWIWWVDSDALFTDMEFKLPLERYKNHNLVVNGXPELIYNKTSWTSLNAGVFLVRNCQWSMDLISKWSNMGPISEDYEKWGQIQRSMFKDKLFPESDDQSALIYLLYKEKEKYYDHIYLEKEFYFQGYWVDLIAVYDNTTERYLQMERKVARLRRRHAEKVSEQYAAFRKEFLKETGKWKRPFITHFTGCEPCSGNHNLKYDGETCWKGMVKALNFADNQILRNYGFLHSDLLDSSTVTEVPFDYPNP